One part of the Chloracidobacterium sp. genome encodes these proteins:
- a CDS encoding peptidase produces MTFCLGIKTVAGLIAVADTRITSGTECRTSRKLTIHRAAAAPVCVMTSGLRSARDKVVTYFDEWLRGESVIHRRLYELVNAYGEQVRRVFREDHAMLERDGLRFDLFSIIGGRLPDDGEHRLFLVYPQANWVEIGESSPYAIIGNAFYGKPILDRMLDYGCSLGAALKAALLAFDCTLTSASDVSYPLDVAVLRAGATEFIEHRFTESAMASYAAWWRTNLRRLNADAPSDWLTALNLEADR; encoded by the coding sequence ATGACTTTTTGCTTGGGCATCAAAACCGTCGCGGGGCTGATTGCCGTCGCCGACACGCGCATTACGTCGGGGACGGAGTGCCGCACCTCGCGCAAGTTGACCATTCACCGCGCCGCCGCCGCGCCGGTCTGTGTCATGACTTCGGGGCTGCGCTCGGCGCGCGACAAAGTCGTGACGTACTTCGACGAATGGCTGCGCGGCGAGTCGGTCATTCACCGCCGGCTGTACGAGCTGGTCAACGCCTACGGCGAGCAAGTTCGGCGCGTCTTCCGCGAAGACCACGCCATGCTCGAACGCGACGGCCTCCGCTTTGACCTGTTTTCCATCATCGGCGGACGCTTGCCCGACGACGGCGAGCATCGCTTGTTTCTGGTCTATCCGCAGGCGAACTGGGTAGAAATCGGCGAGTCGTCACCCTACGCCATCATCGGCAACGCCTTTTACGGGAAGCCGATTCTGGACCGGATGCTAGATTACGGGTGCTCGCTTGGCGCGGCGCTCAAGGCCGCGCTGCTGGCGTTTGATTGCACGCTGACCAGCGCAAGCGACGTCAGCTACCCGCTCGATGTAGCTGTTCTGCGCGCGGGCGCGACGGAGTTCATCGAGCATCGCTTTACGGAGTCGGCTATGGCAAGCTACGCCGCCTGGTGGCGTACGAACCTACGTCGCCTCAACGCCGACGCTCCGAGCGACTGGCTGACGGCGCTCAATCTGGAGGCTGACCGATGA
- a CDS encoding SDR family oxidoreductase, whose product MGEVLKDQVALVTGASSGIGAAVACELARAGAAVAVNYAGNPSGAQATADAITAAGGRAVIVKADVSIEAEVAAMFAAVIEAFGRLDILVGNAGLQRDAAFVEMTLEEWERVIAVNLTGQFLCARAAVRQFLAQPPRPEVSAALGKIICMSSVHDVIPWAGHVNYAASKGGVSLLMKSLAQEVAEKKIRVNAVSPGAIRTPINRAAWETPEAEAALLKLIPYGRVGDPEDIARAVVWLASDASDYVTGTTLYVDGGMTLYPEFREGG is encoded by the coding sequence ATTGGAGAAGTGCTCAAGGATCAGGTTGCGCTCGTGACCGGAGCCAGTTCCGGCATTGGCGCGGCGGTGGCGTGCGAACTGGCGCGCGCTGGGGCGGCCGTGGCTGTCAACTACGCCGGCAATCCGTCCGGCGCACAGGCGACGGCCGACGCTATTACCGCCGCCGGCGGCCGAGCCGTCATCGTCAAAGCCGATGTGAGCATTGAAGCCGAAGTGGCGGCGATGTTCGCCGCCGTCATTGAGGCGTTCGGTCGGTTGGATATTCTGGTCGGCAACGCCGGACTCCAACGCGACGCCGCGTTTGTGGAGATGACGCTTGAGGAATGGGAGCGCGTCATCGCCGTCAACTTGACGGGACAGTTCCTGTGCGCGCGCGCCGCCGTCCGGCAGTTTCTCGCCCAGCCGCCGCGCCCGGAAGTTTCCGCCGCACTCGGCAAGATTATCTGCATGTCGAGCGTCCACGATGTCATTCCGTGGGCTGGACACGTCAACTATGCGGCGTCCAAGGGTGGCGTGTCGCTGCTGATGAAGTCGTTGGCGCAGGAAGTCGCCGAGAAGAAAATTCGCGTCAACGCCGTCTCGCCGGGCGCAATTCGGACGCCCATCAATCGCGCCGCATGGGAGACGCCAGAGGCGGAAGCCGCGCTGCTCAAGCTGATTCCCTACGGGCGCGTCGGCGACCCGGAAGACATCGCCCGCGCCGTCGTCTGGCTGGCGTCGGACGCCTCGGATTATGTCACCGGAACGACGCTCTATGTGGACGGCGGCATGACCTTGTACCCGGAGTTTCGAGAAGGCGGCTGA
- a CDS encoding Hpt domain-containing protein, with product MNVLDPETIASLKALDEGDGFFAEMVETFLSNARSTLERLCATQSANDIKELERAAHKLRGAASTVGAQSLMKLCEELERAAQQGDIPDAAARVAAIKAAFQEVVVALEAERQA from the coding sequence ATGAACGTGCTTGACCCTGAAACCATCGCCTCGCTCAAGGCGCTTGACGAAGGCGACGGCTTTTTCGCCGAAATGGTGGAAACGTTTTTGTCTAATGCCCGTTCGACGTTGGAACGCCTCTGCGCAACCCAGTCAGCCAACGACATCAAGGAACTAGAGCGCGCCGCCCACAAGTTGCGCGGTGCAGCCAGCACCGTCGGCGCGCAGTCCCTGATGAAGCTCTGTGAGGAGCTGGAGCGCGCGGCGCAGCAGGGTGACATCCCGGATGCGGCGGCCAGAGTGGCGGCTATCAAAGCCGCGTTTCAGGAGGTGGTTGTCGCCCTCGAAGCCGAAAGGCAAGCTTAG
- the bluB gene encoding 5,6-dimethylbenzimidazole synthase: MADNIPTWWFSDAERAAVYRVIHTRRDIRSTFLPTPLPDEVLWRLLDAAAAAPSVGFMQPTEVVVVRDVETRRRIQRHFEAANRAAAEVYTGDDRAAYDALKLAAILDTPLNVVFLCDTTTVRGRGLGRQTMPETAVFSTVCAVQNFWLAARAENVGVGWVSILEPAAVKSALSIPDHLTLVAYLCVGYVSDFPRQPELETKGWENARALTDMVHLDVYGHPLPPPTAILGTASNDNAHQHS, encoded by the coding sequence ATGGCGGACAACATTCCGACGTGGTGGTTTTCCGACGCCGAGCGCGCGGCCGTCTATCGCGTCATCCATACGCGGCGCGACATTCGTTCAACGTTTTTGCCGACGCCGCTTCCCGACGAGGTGTTATGGCGTTTGTTGGACGCGGCGGCGGCTGCGCCGTCGGTAGGCTTTATGCAGCCGACGGAGGTGGTTGTCGTCCGTGATGTCGAGACGCGGCGGCGCATCCAGCGGCACTTTGAAGCCGCCAACCGGGCTGCGGCCGAGGTTTACACCGGCGACGACCGCGCGGCCTACGACGCGCTCAAGCTGGCGGCGATTCTCGACACGCCGCTCAACGTCGTTTTTCTATGCGACACCACGACCGTTCGCGGACGTGGGCTGGGTCGCCAAACAATGCCCGAAACGGCTGTGTTCTCGACGGTGTGCGCCGTACAAAACTTCTGGCTTGCCGCGCGCGCTGAAAATGTCGGCGTCGGCTGGGTCAGCATTCTCGAACCCGCCGCCGTCAAGTCGGCGCTCAGCATTCCCGACCACCTGACACTGGTCGCCTACCTGTGCGTCGGCTACGTCAGCGACTTCCCACGCCAACCGGAGCTTGAAACTAAGGGGTGGGAGAACGCCCGCGCGCTTACCGATATGGTTCACCTCGATGTGTATGGCCACCCCCTGCCGCCCCCCACCGCCATTTTGGGAACTGCCTCTAACGACAATGCACACCAACACTCGTAA
- a CDS encoding glycosyl hydrolase, translated as MHTNTRNGSSKARFDSPFPSPCRPQAFVWLALWLLATTAVRAQQPAAKAAAAPKAESAKAEILVGLKYRQIGPFRGGRVGAVTGVVGQPKLYYFGATGGGVWKTTDGGVTWQPLGDGTFRTGSVGAIAVAPSDPNVIYVGMGEHTWRGNVSHGDGVYKSTDAGRTWRRVGLENTRHIARIRIHPTNPDVVYVAAMGHCFGPNAERGVYRSTDGGKTWQRILFVSEKAGCADLAMDPTNPRILYAGMWEAQRGPHFFSSGGPGSGLWKTTDGGETWQELTRKPGLPKGTLGKICVTVSPANPDRLWASVEAEEGGIFRSDDGGATWTRTTGDRNLRQRAWYFSRVQADPKDANVVYALNVQWYRSGDGGRTFTAMPTTHADHHDLWIAPDDPQRMILGNDGGASVSTDGGRSWTEQDQPTAQFYRVALDNQFPFFIYGAQQDNTTVGIASRTTRGGGIGVRDWEDVGGGESGWIAPHPANPDVVFAGSYGGLLTRYDRRTGQLRDITVYPENPMGAGAESMKYRFQWNFPIVMSAHPPHPLYAAGNRLFRSDDEGASWRAISPDLTRNDPTKLGPSGGPITKDNTGVEYYCTIFALAESPKTAGLIWAGTDDGLVHVTRDGGATWENVTPKGLPDWIQINAIEASPHEPGAAYLAATMYKHDDFAPYLYKTTDYGKTWTKIVNGIPSDAFTRVIREDPRRRGLLYAGTETGMYVSFDDGANWRSLQLNLPAVPITDLAIHPRDNVLVVATQGRSFWALDDLTVVQQYAARASDGGVRLYAPEKAYRLRGFGGFAPPPTATVGANPPTGVVVWFELPDKPLKQVSLVFEDAAGKPLRTFVGKPKDAAEAEPPSGRSDTPPDTFTYEPGLNRFVWDMRLPGATRVPGMVLWAGDLRGPRVLPGAYRVTLKADDVQQSQTFEIVSDPRLTVALEDLKAQYDLLLAIRDKLSETHRAILDIRDVRRQLEEIEERLRGRDDARPLLDAAKSLKEKLTAIEETLVQTKIQSSQDPLNYPIRLNNKLAALIGVVDSADAAPTAQSREVFADLSTKVDAELQRLREVLMRDVADFNTKFQTLGLPRIMPRAATP; from the coding sequence ATGCACACCAACACTCGTAACGGCTCATCCAAGGCAAGGTTTGATTCGCCTTTCCCTTCACCCTGCCGTCCACAAGCCTTTGTCTGGTTGGCGCTTTGGCTGTTGGCGACCACGGCCGTCCGGGCGCAACAGCCTGCTGCGAAAGCCGCCGCCGCGCCCAAAGCTGAAAGCGCGAAGGCGGAAATCCTTGTTGGGCTCAAGTACCGCCAAATCGGCCCGTTTCGCGGTGGGCGCGTTGGCGCGGTGACGGGCGTCGTCGGACAACCCAAACTGTACTACTTTGGCGCAACCGGGGGCGGCGTGTGGAAGACGACCGACGGCGGCGTGACCTGGCAGCCGCTTGGGGACGGAACCTTCCGTACCGGCTCAGTTGGGGCGATCGCCGTCGCGCCAAGCGATCCGAACGTGATCTACGTCGGCATGGGCGAGCATACGTGGCGCGGCAACGTCTCGCATGGCGACGGGGTGTACAAGTCCACCGACGCCGGCCGGACGTGGCGGCGCGTTGGTTTGGAAAATACGCGCCACATTGCGCGAATTCGGATTCATCCGACAAACCCCGATGTCGTCTATGTCGCCGCCATGGGACACTGCTTCGGCCCGAACGCCGAGCGTGGCGTCTATCGCTCGACCGACGGCGGCAAGACATGGCAGCGCATCCTGTTTGTGAGCGAGAAGGCAGGTTGCGCCGACTTGGCGATGGACCCGACTAATCCGCGCATCCTCTACGCCGGGATGTGGGAAGCGCAGCGCGGGCCGCACTTTTTCTCCAGCGGCGGCCCGGGCAGTGGCTTATGGAAGACAACCGACGGCGGCGAGACGTGGCAGGAACTGACCCGCAAGCCAGGCCTGCCCAAGGGCACGCTCGGTAAGATTTGCGTCACCGTCTCGCCGGCCAATCCCGACCGGCTGTGGGCGAGCGTCGAGGCCGAGGAAGGCGGCATTTTTCGGAGCGACGACGGCGGGGCGACGTGGACGCGGACGACCGGCGACCGCAACTTGCGCCAGCGCGCGTGGTACTTCTCGCGCGTGCAAGCCGATCCGAAGGACGCCAACGTGGTCTATGCACTCAACGTGCAGTGGTATCGCTCCGGCGACGGCGGACGGACGTTCACGGCCATGCCAACGACGCATGCCGACCACCACGACCTCTGGATTGCGCCTGACGACCCACAACGCATGATTCTGGGTAACGACGGCGGCGCGTCGGTTTCGACCGACGGCGGACGCTCGTGGACGGAGCAGGATCAGCCGACGGCGCAGTTTTACCGCGTCGCGCTCGACAACCAGTTTCCGTTTTTTATCTACGGCGCGCAGCAGGACAACACGACCGTCGGCATTGCAAGTCGGACGACACGCGGCGGCGGCATTGGCGTCCGCGACTGGGAGGATGTTGGCGGCGGCGAGTCGGGCTGGATCGCGCCGCATCCGGCGAACCCGGATGTCGTCTTTGCTGGGAGCTACGGCGGGCTGCTAACGCGCTACGACCGACGGACGGGGCAGTTGCGCGATATTACCGTGTATCCCGAAAACCCGATGGGCGCAGGCGCGGAAAGCATGAAATACCGCTTTCAGTGGAACTTCCCGATTGTGATGTCGGCGCATCCGCCGCATCCGCTCTACGCCGCCGGCAATCGGCTGTTTCGCAGCGACGATGAGGGCGCAAGTTGGCGCGCGATTTCGCCGGATTTGACGCGCAATGACCCGACGAAGCTCGGCCCGTCGGGCGGTCCCATCACGAAAGACAACACAGGTGTTGAGTACTACTGCACGATTTTCGCGCTGGCCGAGTCGCCCAAGACGGCAGGTCTCATCTGGGCCGGCACGGACGACGGCCTCGTGCATGTGACGCGCGACGGCGGCGCGACGTGGGAAAACGTCACGCCCAAGGGGTTGCCCGATTGGATTCAAATCAACGCTATTGAGGCGTCGCCGCATGAGCCGGGCGCGGCCTACCTGGCGGCGACGATGTACAAGCACGACGATTTCGCGCCGTACCTCTACAAGACGACCGACTACGGCAAGACATGGACGAAAATCGTGAACGGCATCCCGTCCGACGCCTTTACGCGCGTCATTCGGGAAGACCCACGGCGACGCGGGTTACTCTACGCCGGGACGGAGACCGGCATGTACGTTTCGTTTGACGACGGGGCGAACTGGCGGTCATTGCAGTTGAACCTGCCGGCCGTACCGATTACCGACTTGGCGATCCATCCGCGCGACAACGTGCTGGTTGTGGCGACGCAGGGGCGGTCATTCTGGGCGTTGGACGATCTGACGGTGGTGCAGCAGTACGCGGCGCGCGCCTCGGACGGCGGCGTACGGCTGTATGCGCCGGAAAAGGCGTACCGGCTGCGCGGCTTCGGCGGCTTTGCGCCGCCGCCGACGGCGACGGTCGGCGCGAACCCGCCGACGGGCGTGGTGGTCTGGTTCGAGTTGCCCGACAAGCCGCTCAAGCAAGTGTCGCTGGTGTTTGAAGACGCAGCCGGGAAGCCGCTGCGAACATTTGTCGGCAAGCCAAAGGATGCGGCGGAAGCGGAGCCGCCGAGCGGGCGCAGCGACACGCCGCCGGATACGTTTACCTACGAGCCGGGGCTGAATCGCTTTGTGTGGGATATGCGCCTGCCGGGCGCGACGCGCGTGCCGGGCATGGTGTTGTGGGCGGGCGACTTGCGCGGGCCGCGCGTTTTACCGGGCGCGTACCGTGTGACGCTCAAGGCCGACGACGTGCAGCAGTCACAGACATTTGAGATTGTCTCCGACCCGCGTCTAACGGTGGCGCTCGAAGACCTCAAAGCGCAGTACGACTTGCTCCTTGCCATTCGGGACAAGCTTTCTGAGACGCACCGAGCGATTCTGGACATCCGCGATGTGCGACGGCAGCTTGAAGAAATTGAAGAGCGGCTGCGCGGACGCGACGACGCGCGCCCACTGCTGGATGCGGCGAAGTCGCTCAAGGAGAAGCTGACGGCGATTGAGGAAACACTTGTTCAGACAAAGATTCAGAGCAGCCAGGACCCGCTCAACTACCCGATTCGGCTCAACAACAAGCTGGCGGCGCTGATTGGCGTCGTGGACAGCGCCGACGCCGCGCCGACAGCGCAGTCGCGTGAAGTCTTTGCTGATTTGAGCACTAAGGTTGACGCGGAGCTTCAAAGGCTGCGCGAAGTTCTGATGCGCGATGTCGCCGACTTCAACACCAAGTTCCAGACGCTAGGCCTACCGCGCATCATGCCACGCGCAGCGACGCCGTGA
- the hpnC gene encoding squalene synthase HpnC — MSCPLSLGCQAAALEAAYAYCRRVALGHYENFPVGSLALPPAVRPHVYAVYAFARAADDFADEGVHTPEERLANLADWRRRLEDCANGEATHPVFVALGHTIRTHALPVKLFHDLLDAFELDVRRTRHATFEDLLAYSRCSANPVGRLILLLFGHRDPAWLQMSDAVCTALQLTNFWQDVVVDLQKDRIYIPLSDMAAHGYTELDLAARRYTPAYVRLMESLADRTEALFERGRPLCGLAPGRLGVELRLIWLGGMTILTALRRIRFNVFDRRPTLGVRDKVRMVLGAFRRNRFLPLSHAPTLHDPA, encoded by the coding sequence ATGTCATGCCCGCTGTCTTTGGGTTGTCAGGCGGCGGCGCTGGAAGCTGCTTACGCCTACTGCCGGCGCGTCGCGCTTGGGCACTATGAAAACTTCCCGGTTGGTTCGTTGGCGTTGCCGCCGGCCGTCCGCCCGCACGTCTACGCCGTCTATGCGTTTGCGCGCGCGGCGGATGACTTCGCCGATGAGGGCGTGCATACGCCGGAGGAGCGACTAGCGAACTTGGCGGATTGGCGGCGACGGCTTGAGGATTGCGCCAACGGCGAGGCGACCCATCCGGTGTTCGTTGCGCTAGGGCACACAATCCGCACGCACGCGCTGCCGGTGAAGCTGTTTCATGATCTGCTGGATGCGTTTGAACTCGACGTGCGCCGGACGCGCCATGCCACGTTTGAAGATTTACTGGCCTACAGTCGGTGTTCGGCCAATCCGGTGGGACGCTTGATCCTGCTGTTGTTCGGCCACCGCGACCCGGCGTGGCTCCAGATGTCGGACGCTGTGTGTACAGCGCTACAACTGACCAACTTCTGGCAGGATGTCGTCGTGGACCTGCAAAAGGATCGCATCTACATTCCGCTGAGCGACATGGCGGCGCATGGCTACACGGAGCTGGATTTGGCGGCACGGCGGTACACCCCGGCATACGTCCGCCTGATGGAAAGCCTCGCCGACCGGACGGAGGCATTGTTTGAGCGTGGGCGTCCGCTGTGTGGGCTGGCGCCGGGTCGCTTGGGGGTGGAGCTGCGTCTGATTTGGTTGGGTGGGATGACCATCCTGACGGCGTTGCGACGCATCCGGTTCAATGTTTTTGACCGTCGGCCGACGCTTGGCGTCCGTGACAAAGTACGGATGGTGCTTGGCGCGTTCCGCCGTAACCGCTTTTTGCCCCTTAGCCACGCCCCGACGCTTCACGACCCTGCATGA
- a CDS encoding alpha-E domain-containing protein, with protein sequence MLSRVADSIFWMSRYIERAENIARFVDATMTLTLDLPADDTAAWSELIASVGDPEDFAARYGAPTPAAVLRYLTFDERNPNSILTTLSRARENARCVRDTISSEMWEQANTFYLNVKAAAAQGRFGAMPHAFFTQVKLASHLFVGVTDSTMSHGEAWHFNRIGRLLERADKTASILSVERLNAATALNGEALINDLQWSGLLKAVSAHEMYRKKYGRIEPRRIFEFLLLSREFPRAAHYCLLRCVESVHAISGTLPGTYTNLPEQRLGRLAAQLDYAGVEDILPPESPTDARPFLNRFRRDLYAAGDAIAATFFPN encoded by the coding sequence ATGCTGAGCCGGGTTGCCGATTCCATCTTTTGGATGAGCCGCTACATTGAGCGGGCGGAAAACATTGCGCGCTTTGTGGATGCGACGATGACGCTGACGCTTGATCTACCGGCTGACGACACCGCTGCATGGTCGGAACTCATCGCCAGCGTCGGCGATCCTGAAGATTTTGCCGCCCGCTACGGCGCACCGACGCCGGCGGCGGTGTTGCGTTACCTGACCTTTGATGAACGCAACCCGAACTCCATCCTCACCACGTTGTCACGGGCGCGCGAAAACGCCCGGTGTGTCCGCGACACCATCTCGTCGGAAATGTGGGAGCAGGCCAACACGTTCTACCTCAACGTCAAGGCGGCGGCGGCGCAGGGCCGCTTCGGCGCTATGCCGCATGCGTTCTTCACGCAGGTGAAACTGGCCAGCCACTTGTTCGTCGGCGTAACGGATTCCACGATGTCCCACGGCGAGGCCTGGCATTTCAACCGCATCGGTCGCCTCCTTGAACGGGCCGACAAAACCGCCTCGATTCTGAGCGTCGAACGCCTCAACGCCGCCACCGCTCTCAACGGCGAGGCGCTCATCAATGACCTGCAATGGTCAGGCTTGCTCAAGGCGGTGAGCGCGCATGAGATGTACCGCAAAAAGTACGGCCGGATTGAACCCCGCCGCATTTTTGAGTTCCTGCTGCTTAGCCGTGAGTTTCCACGTGCGGCGCACTACTGCCTGTTGCGCTGCGTTGAGTCGGTACATGCGATTTCCGGGACGCTTCCCGGCACCTACACCAACCTGCCTGAACAACGGCTAGGACGGCTGGCGGCGCAGTTGGACTACGCCGGCGTCGAGGACATCCTCCCGCCGGAGTCGCCCACCGACGCCCGCCCCTTTCTCAACCGTTTTCGGCGCGATTTGTACGCCGCCGGCGACGCCATTGCGGCGACTTTCTTTCCAAACTGA
- a CDS encoding response regulator — translation MLRELAKKVFSSRHRLAAGFVAVALILFGLAAAASTTVYQLQTAETDVRLGLETLQLVSDTEACALRVRLQVRGYVITGGEDVARETRRQAAYLQRLLDKLREQVAGQPSQLERVERLDQILREGQTYLERVMTLRRTDREAALAFVPGPEGDQLAERLQEQLEGVGREARSRLEQSMAVARRSAERLEWLVMVSAGVIIGLLVATYTLVARELNARRRLTAQLEQARDAALDLARKKSDFLANMSHEIRTPMNGIIGASDLLLKTALKPEQKDLAETIRHSAEALLVIVNDILDFSKIEAGKLSLESSDFDLRATVEQAVETVAPVARKKSLELVTLVYRDVPAQLCGDAVRLRQVLLNLVGNAVKFTDKGEVVVRVTKQAETEADVTLRFSVTDTGIGIPKEAQADIFEAFTQVDSSRSRRFGGTGLGLAISKRLVSMMGGDIGVESEVGKGSTFWFTATFQKVDVSQPASTYELWFGLRALVVDDNATNRTVIAQQLTDFGLFCDVVSNAEEALAVLREAAHSEQPFRVALLDAQMPTMSGLWLLEQIRADSQLRELPCILLTQPPPPTTQEMRRLGVSAYVTKPVRTEALKEALRTALNPLRAKGTGQPTRETPKGIPAAGPTAPSSPARAETCTSHRLVLLVEDNPINQRVAQRMLELLGYRVVIAASGSEALMMAQTHQPDLILMDCQLPEMDGYTATMHIRERERAAGRRTPIVAMTANALADERDRCLAAGMDEYLAKPFRMADLENLLRRLFGEGGTMDGDRQSRQAPPMEETTDACLLDTEAFYIGTGVAISGAAAPELARQIVATFLDDAANQLQQIRAAIERQEETAVRTLAHRLYGGAAQVGARRLAQIVRRIEKAPDAAEWPQHLRTAEEVFEATRVAFDEALQQPLPERNKHKLPSPNSSLSGHP, via the coding sequence ATGTTGCGCGAACTGGCCAAAAAGGTTTTTTCTTCCCGCCACCGCTTAGCGGCAGGCTTCGTCGCCGTGGCGCTAATCCTCTTTGGACTAGCGGCAGCGGCCTCAACGACGGTGTACCAACTGCAAACAGCCGAAACTGATGTGCGACTGGGCTTGGAAACGCTCCAGTTGGTCTCCGACACTGAAGCGTGCGCGCTGCGCGTACGCCTTCAGGTACGGGGTTACGTCATCACTGGCGGAGAAGATGTCGCCAGGGAAACGCGACGGCAGGCTGCCTACCTCCAGCGACTCTTAGACAAGCTTCGTGAGCAAGTCGCCGGCCAGCCATCGCAGCTTGAGCGGGTTGAGCGTCTCGACCAGATTCTGCGCGAGGGTCAAACGTATTTGGAGCGCGTGATGACGCTTCGGCGGACGGATCGGGAAGCGGCGCTTGCGTTTGTGCCGGGACCTGAAGGCGACCAATTGGCGGAACGCCTTCAGGAACAACTTGAAGGCGTCGGGCGGGAAGCCCGCAGCCGTTTGGAACAATCCATGGCGGTGGCCCGGCGAAGCGCCGAACGCTTGGAGTGGCTGGTCATGGTGAGCGCCGGCGTCATTATCGGCCTGTTAGTAGCGACCTACACGTTGGTGGCGCGTGAACTTAACGCCCGCCGGCGACTCACCGCCCAGCTTGAGCAGGCTCGTGATGCGGCGCTCGATTTGGCACGCAAAAAGTCCGACTTTCTGGCTAATATGAGCCACGAGATTCGGACGCCGATGAACGGCATCATCGGCGCCAGCGACCTCCTTCTGAAAACCGCACTCAAACCTGAGCAGAAGGACCTAGCCGAAACCATTCGCCACAGCGCCGAAGCGTTGCTGGTCATCGTCAATGACATTCTGGACTTTTCCAAGATTGAGGCCGGCAAGCTTTCCTTAGAGTCGAGCGACTTCGATCTCCGGGCGACGGTTGAGCAGGCGGTTGAGACAGTCGCCCCGGTTGCACGCAAGAAGTCGCTGGAACTGGTTACGCTCGTGTACCGCGACGTGCCGGCGCAGTTGTGCGGCGACGCCGTCCGCCTGCGCCAGGTGTTGCTCAACCTGGTCGGCAACGCTGTGAAGTTTACCGACAAGGGCGAAGTTGTGGTGCGGGTGACGAAACAAGCCGAAACGGAAGCCGATGTGACCCTTCGGTTTTCGGTCACCGACACTGGCATTGGGATTCCCAAGGAGGCGCAAGCGGACATTTTCGAGGCGTTTACCCAGGTGGACTCCTCACGGTCGCGCCGCTTCGGGGGGACGGGATTAGGTCTGGCCATCTCGAAACGGTTGGTCAGTATGATGGGCGGCGACATCGGTGTGGAAAGCGAAGTCGGCAAGGGTTCGACCTTCTGGTTCACCGCGACATTTCAGAAAGTGGATGTCAGCCAGCCAGCTTCAACTTACGAACTCTGGTTTGGTCTGCGCGCACTGGTTGTGGACGACAACGCCACCAACCGGACAGTCATCGCCCAGCAACTAACCGACTTCGGTCTCTTTTGCGACGTGGTTTCCAACGCGGAGGAGGCGTTGGCGGTGCTGCGTGAGGCGGCGCACAGTGAGCAGCCGTTTCGGGTCGCCCTTCTGGACGCCCAGATGCCGACTATGAGCGGGTTGTGGTTGCTTGAACAGATTCGCGCCGACAGCCAACTCAGGGAACTGCCGTGTATCTTGCTCACTCAGCCGCCCCCACCAACAACGCAGGAGATGCGGCGGTTGGGTGTGAGTGCTTACGTCACCAAGCCGGTGCGGACGGAGGCGCTCAAAGAAGCGCTGCGTACCGCTCTCAACCCGCTGCGCGCCAAGGGGACAGGGCAACCGACGCGCGAAACACCGAAAGGTATTCCAGCCGCCGGGCCGACTGCGCCGTCGTCTCCCGCACGGGCGGAGACATGCACCAGCCACCGGTTGGTTTTATTGGTCGAAGACAATCCCATCAACCAGCGCGTTGCACAGCGCATGCTGGAGCTGCTGGGCTACCGCGTCGTCATCGCGGCCAGCGGGTCTGAGGCGTTGATGATGGCGCAGACACATCAACCAGACCTCATTCTGATGGACTGTCAACTTCCTGAGATGGACGGCTACACGGCGACGATGCACATTCGCGAGCGGGAACGCGCCGCTGGACGCCGGACGCCGATTGTCGCAATGACCGCCAACGCGCTCGCCGATGAACGTGACCGCTGTTTGGCGGCCGGTATGGACGAGTACTTGGCGAAACCGTTCCGAATGGCTGATCTGGAGAATTTGCTGCGCCGCCTGTTTGGTGAGGGCGGGACAATGGACGGCGACCGGCAATCGCGCCAGGCGCCACCGATGGAGGAAACCACCGACGCCTGTCTGCTTGACACTGAGGCGTTCTACATTGGGACGGGCGTCGCCATTAGCGGCGCTGCGGCTCCTGAACTGGCCCGCCAGATTGTCGCCACTTTCCTAGACGACGCTGCCAATCAACTGCAACAGATACGGGCGGCGATAGAACGTCAAGAGGAAACCGCCGTCCGCACCCTTGCGCACCGACTGTACGGTGGGGCGGCGCAAGTTGGCGCGCGGCGACTAGCGCAAATCGTCCGACGCATTGAAAAAGCGCCTGACGCCGCCGAATGGCCGCAGCACCTGCGGACAGCAGAGGAGGTTTTTGAAGCCACGCGCGTCGCGTTTGACGAAGCCTTACAACAACCGCTCCCCGAGAGGAACAAGCATAAACTCCCTTCCCCTAACAGCAGTTTGTCTGGACACCCTTGA